A section of the bacterium genome encodes:
- the rsmD gene encoding 16S rRNA (guanine(966)-N(2))-methyltransferase RsmD: protein MKVRIIAGKAKGRIVKAKNRYATRPTLSRVKASLFDTLGNKVNQACFLDLYSGTGNIGLEALSRGAKKVVFVENNASQVKIIKQNILSLDFSEEQTFVYKTEVLKAIKFLSQKKECFDIVYLAPPFLKNFCFPTLVALSENKILNTNGIIGIEHHKKEILPEIIKSLRLIKQKRYGDITISFYAENLPLEIRK, encoded by the coding sequence ATGAAAGTGAGAATTATTGCCGGTAAGGCTAAAGGTAGAATTGTTAAGGCGAAAAATAGATATGCAACCAGACCTACATTAAGTCGGGTAAAGGCGTCGTTATTTGATACTCTGGGCAATAAAGTAAATCAAGCCTGTTTCCTTGACCTCTATTCAGGCACAGGAAATATTGGCTTAGAGGCGTTAAGTCGTGGTGCAAAAAAGGTAGTCTTTGTCGAAAATAATGCCTCGCAGGTAAAAATCATCAAACAAAATATCTTATCCTTAGATTTTTCAGAAGAACAAACTTTTGTTTATAAAACAGAAGTGCTGAAGGCGATAAAATTTTTATCACAAAAAAAAGAGTGTTTTGATATTGTCTATTTAGCACCACCTTTTTTAAAAAATTTTTGTTTTCCAACACTTGTTGCTCTATCGGAAAATAAAATCCTCAATACAAATGGAATAATAGGGATAGAACATCATAAAAAGGAGATTTTACCAGAGATAATTAAATCCTTAAGATTGATAAAGCAAAAGCGATATGGGGACATTACGATTTCATTTTATGCCGAGAATTTACCGCTGGAGATTAGAAAATGA
- a CDS encoding NUDIX domain-containing protein codes for MDKPDVRVALVILKEDKILLVQHQKKGRKYWLLPGGRVDFGESLIEALERELLEEANIKVKVGNLLFISDAISPDNGKRHIINIFFEGKIIGGELKIGNEEILQQIEFIPVSQLDKLTFYPMVKEELKEWLQKRKPLGYLGNRWE; via the coding sequence ATGGATAAACCAGATGTTCGTGTTGCCCTCGTCATCCTTAAAGAGGATAAAATTTTGTTAGTTCAACATCAAAAGAAAGGTAGAAAATATTGGCTTTTGCCTGGTGGCAGGGTAGATTTTGGGGAGTCATTAATTGAGGCACTTGAGAGGGAATTGTTAGAAGAGGCAAATATCAAGGTCAAGGTAGGTAATTTACTCTTCATCAGCGATGCTATTTCTCCTGATAATGGTAAAAGGCACATTATCAATATCTTCTTTGAAGGGAAAATAATTGGCGGCGAGTTAAAAATTGGCAACGAAGAAATCCTTCAACAAATAGAATTTATCCCGGTGAGTCAATTAGACAAATTGACCTTTTATCCAATGGTGAAAGAAGAATTAAAGGAATGGTTACAAAAGCGAAAACCTTTAGGTTACCTTGGTAATCGGTGGGAGTAA
- a CDS encoding shikimate kinase: protein MNNIILSGFMGSGKTAVGKQLSSKLNMDFIDLDDWIEEEAQMAINEIFAKFGEDYFRELEKEIVKKACESLKNSVISTGGGVILRDENVENLHRAGIVIWLKVSPEKVYERTKDASHRPLLNCPNPLEKIKKLLSFRTPYYTAAADFIVDTSDLTVEEVVLRITRYLKLCPGVVLSKFCPEYHQVS from the coding sequence ATGAATAATATTATCTTATCAGGTTTTATGGGAAGTGGTAAGACTGCGGTAGGCAAACAACTATCCTCAAAATTAAATATGGATTTTATCGACCTCGATGATTGGATTGAAGAAGAGGCACAAATGGCTATAAATGAAATATTTGCTAAATTTGGAGAAGATTATTTCCGAGAATTAGAAAAAGAAATAGTTAAAAAAGCCTGTGAGAGCCTTAAGAATAGTGTTATTTCTACTGGTGGTGGGGTAATATTAAGGGATGAAAATGTAGAAAATTTACATCGAGCCGGGATAGTAATCTGGCTCAAGGTAAGTCCTGAAAAGGTCTATGAACGCACTAAAGATGCTTCTCATCGCCCATTATTAAATTGCCCTAACCCGCTTGAAAAGATAAAAAAATTGCTCTCCTTTCGCACACCTTATTATACCGCCGCCGCAGATTTTATTGTGGATACATCAGATTTAACGGTTGAAGAGGTAGTCTTAAGAATTACCCGGTATTTAAAACTTTGCCCTGGTGTGGTGTTGAGTAAGTTTTGCCCGGAGTATCATCAGGTTTCGTAA
- the ilvD gene encoding dihydroxy-acid dehydratase produces the protein MRSDVMKKGFERAPHRSLFKAMGYTDEEIQRPIIGIANSANELIPGHIHLNDIVEAVKAGVRLAGGTPMEFSTIGICDGIAMGHKGMKYSLASRELIADSVEAMGMAYPFDALVVVPNCDKIIPGMLMAMLRLNIPSILISGGPMLTGYFQGKTLDLITVFENVGAYAGGKITEEYLKQIEDEACPGCGSCAGMFTANSMNCLSEALGLSLPGNGTILATSAKRKRLAKIAGMKIMELLEKNILPRDIATQEAFRNVIAVEMALGSSTNTVLHLPAIAREANIKIDLNLFNEISSCTPNLCKISPAGTHHLEDLDKAGGVPAVMSELNKKGLINTELLTATGKSVMDNIKNAKNLNEDVIRPIDRPYSKDGGIAILFGNLAPEGAVVKQSAVAQEMLVHRGPAKVFDSEESGMKAILNKEIEKGQVVVIRYEGPKGGPGMREMLGPTSAIAGVGLDKDVALLTDGRFSGGTRGAAIGHISPEAQEGGTMAIIKDGDMISIDIPNKRLNIELSEEEIKKRFKDWQIPEYKIKEGYLYRYAQQVTSASTGAVFKN, from the coding sequence ATGAGGTCGGATGTAATGAAAAAAGGTTTTGAAAGAGCACCTCATCGCTCACTATTTAAGGCTATGGGCTACACAGATGAGGAGATTCAACGCCCAATAATTGGTATTGCTAACTCGGCTAATGAGCTTATACCAGGGCATATCCATTTAAACGATATTGTCGAGGCGGTAAAAGCAGGCGTCCGATTAGCCGGTGGCACTCCAATGGAATTTTCTACCATTGGTATCTGTGATGGTATTGCGATGGGACATAAAGGGATGAAATATTCTTTAGCCTCACGGGAATTGATTGCTGATTCTGTTGAGGCAATGGGAATGGCATATCCTTTTGATGCCCTGGTTGTAGTCCCAAATTGTGATAAGATTATACCAGGAATGCTTATGGCAATGTTACGACTGAATATTCCATCAATTTTAATCAGTGGTGGACCAATGTTAACCGGTTATTTTCAAGGTAAAACACTTGATTTGATTACTGTTTTTGAAAATGTGGGTGCCTATGCTGGTGGAAAAATTACCGAAGAATACTTAAAACAAATAGAAGATGAAGCCTGCCCTGGATGTGGTTCTTGTGCGGGAATGTTCACGGCTAATTCTATGAATTGCCTCAGTGAGGCATTAGGATTAAGTTTGCCAGGTAATGGAACTATTCTGGCGACATCGGCTAAACGAAAAAGATTGGCAAAGATTGCTGGAATGAAGATAATGGAATTGCTTGAAAAAAATATCCTGCCCCGAGATATTGCCACCCAGGAGGCATTTAGAAATGTAATTGCCGTAGAAATGGCACTGGGTAGTTCGACTAATACTGTTTTACATCTTCCTGCGATTGCTCGTGAGGCAAATATAAAGATTGATTTGAATTTGTTTAACGAAATAAGCAGTTGCACCCCAAATCTATGTAAAATCTCTCCAGCAGGCACACATCACCTTGAGGATTTAGATAAAGCTGGTGGCGTGCCTGCGGTAATGTCAGAATTAAATAAAAAAGGGTTAATTAATACCGAATTGCTGACCGCTACGGGTAAATCAGTTATGGATAATATCAAAAATGCTAAAAATTTGAATGAAGATGTTATCCGACCAATTGACAGACCTTATTCAAAGGATGGTGGTATTGCCATTTTATTTGGTAACCTTGCTCCAGAAGGGGCGGTGGTGAAACAATCAGCTGTTGCTCAAGAGATGCTTGTCCATCGGGGACCAGCAAAGGTATTTGATTCTGAAGAATCTGGAATGAAGGCAATCTTGAACAAGGAAATAGAAAAAGGGCAGGTCGTGGTTATCCGATATGAAGGGCCTAAAGGTGGTCCCGGGATGCGCGAGATGCTTGGTCCTACATCGGCTATTGCAGGTGTAGGTCTGGATAAAGATGTCGCTTTACTAACAGATGGTAGATTCTCAGGTGGAACTCGAGGAGCGGCTATCGGCCATATCTCACCAGAGGCACAAGAAGGAGGCACAATGGCTATCATCAAAGACGGCGATATGATAAGCATAGATATTCCTAATAAACGATTAAATATAGAACTATCCGAGGAGGAGATAAAGAAAAGGTTTAAAGATTGGCAGATACCAGAATATAAGATAAAAGAAGGCTACCTGTATCGCTATGCCCAGCAGGTTACCTCAGCCTCTACCGGCGCTGTATTTAAAAACTGA
- a CDS encoding RNA-binding domain-containing protein, translating into MNELRERILKGEDLHTDFKEKLTDNEELAKSIVCFANTDGGQIIIGVRDNGEIVGLEREELDETIRKIDDVAFNRCEPPCTVVTESLVVVEKNIIIVNVPKGDQRPYRTGRGLYYIRSANRCRQAGRQELLRLFQATESIYYDEIEISRASIKDIDTDYAKKFLERYFPLKVKDKDLIPYLINIKSLSKNKKPTLAGILFFGENPQFYIPTSYIVTAYIDGDDMAIPPSDLKKFDGKVPQILEDCMRFLKIYIKEKHIIKGLENEKYPEIEDFVLREALVNAVAHRDYTISAPIRIFIFTNRIEFHSPGKLPNSVSIENIKIGGAHVVRNPTIYNLLGKMGFVTDIGTGIQRIIESVKKTTGKDVLLEVIESEFILTIPRKEG; encoded by the coding sequence ATGAATGAACTTAGAGAAAGAATCCTAAAAGGCGAGGATTTACATACCGATTTCAAAGAAAAACTTACTGATAATGAAGAACTTGCAAAAAGTATTGTTTGTTTTGCAAATACAGACGGAGGTCAAATAATTATAGGTGTTCGTGATAATGGTGAAATTGTTGGATTAGAAAGGGAAGAACTGGATGAAACTATAAGGAAAATTGATGATGTTGCCTTTAATAGATGTGAACCGCCTTGTACTGTTGTAACTGAGTCATTAGTAGTTGTTGAGAAAAATATAATAATAGTGAATGTTCCTAAAGGGGATCAAAGACCTTACAGAACTGGAAGAGGATTATATTACATACGAAGTGCCAATAGATGCAGGCAGGCAGGAAGACAAGAACTTCTGCGCCTTTTCCAGGCTACTGAAAGTATATACTACGATGAGATTGAAATTTCAAGAGCAAGTATTAAAGATATTGATACTGATTATGCTAAAAAATTTTTAGAAAGGTATTTCCCTCTAAAAGTAAAAGATAAAGATTTAATACCGTATTTAATTAATATAAAATCGCTTTCAAAAAACAAAAAACCAACCCTTGCAGGAATTCTGTTTTTTGGAGAAAACCCTCAATTTTATATTCCAACTTCATACATAGTTACTGCTTATATAGATGGAGATGATATGGCTATTCCACCATCTGATCTAAAAAAGTTTGACGGTAAAGTTCCACAAATACTTGAGGATTGTATGCGATTTCTAAAGATTTACATAAAAGAAAAACATATTATAAAAGGACTTGAAAATGAAAAATATCCTGAGATTGAAGATTTTGTCTTAAGAGAAGCCCTTGTTAATGCAGTAGCCCATAGGGATTATACTATTAGTGCTCCTATTCGGATATTTATATTTACTAACAGGATAGAGTTTCATAGCCCAGGCAAATTACCTAATAGCGTCAGTATTGAAAACATTAAAATAGGTGGAGCCCATGTGGTAAGAAACCCAACAATATATAACTTACTTGGCAAGATGGGATTTGTAACAGATATAGGAACTGGAATACAAAGAATAATAGAATCTGTAAAAAAGACTACTGGTAAAGATGTGCTACTTGAGGTTATAGAGAGTGAATTTATCTTAACTATACCAAGAAAAGAAGGATAA